CGTGGCCTCGTGTGAGTGATCGATGAGATCGTCGAGGTCAAGATGTGTATCCCGATCGCCGGGATGCATCGCCGGTGCAAGGGGTGCCGGAAGCGCAGGGTTTCCGGGAACCGTGCTCATCGCTGTTCGGCTCCGGTTGCTGTAGTCGGGGCGGCGGTGGCGTTCATCGTGACGGCTTGGGGTACGGCGGGAGCGGGAGCCGGTGCTGCCGCCGGAGCTGGGGCAGGGGCGTCGCTGACTGTATTGACGGTTTGTTGTGTTGCCGGGTCATCGGTCTTGGTCTCGGCACGGAAAATCTTCATCGATTGGCCAATGCTTTTGGCTAGCTCAGGGAGCTTCTTCGCGCCAAACAGCAGCACGATGATAAGTAGAATGATAATGAGCTCGGTGGGGCGAAGATTAGGCATGATAGTATGTCCTTCCAATTTCTGTGTTGTGACAGGGGAAGGGTATACCTCATTAACGCACCAATTTATCAGTATAGCGAGGAATGGTGTGTTGTTCAAGTTGAAGTGCGGTGTTGCGTTTGAGCTGCTTGTGAGAGTTGCTCGGGAACATGTTAATTTGAATGCATTTACTGTGTTATTGGTGAGCATATGTGTTTGGGTTCGTTGGTTTTCGCAAGAGGAAAACAAAAGGAAAATTACGAAAATAGCATGGCTGGAAATGCTGATAAAGACTGATTTTCATTGGTATTGTGCGCTACGAAAACCAGAGAAAAAATGAGTGAGTCGCTTTCTTTGACGCATGGTGAGAATCGTCTGTTTGAGTTATTGTGAACGCGCACAACGAAGACAAGCGGCATGGAGGGCGCGCAAAAACTCGAATAATCGCATATGGTAACTGTTTGCTTTACCGTCATCTCTCCCATACATACATGACGACGGGGACGCACCACAATGATGTGATGGTAAAACGGGCAGTACCAGACGATTCCGAGTATGTGTGTGCCATCCACTGACGCATCTTACCTGCGTCGTCGGGCCATTGAATGGATTAAGTGCATTGAATGGTTGCGAATGCGGCAGAGTGTCTTCGTCCGTCATGCCTCGCAATGAACGCGCGGCAGTCCAACGAAGGAGCAAGATGAGTTCAACGGAAGCAACAAACGGCATCTCTCGCCGTGCTGTGCTCGCAGGCGCGGCCGCCATCGGCGGCACCATCGCCGTGGCGAGTGCATTGGGTACAGGAGTGACAACGGTGCAGGCAGCGCCATCCGTCGCTGGCACGGCAGGTGCAACGGGCGCGAACGGCGCGGGCGGCGTGGCCGTTCCCGCAGCGCAGCGCACCACGAAAAGCGCGAAGACCATTACCGACGCGCCCGCTCTGCCGGGCTGGAAGGTAGCTCCGTTCCCTCTGCGGAACGTCGCCATCACCTCGAACAGCGTGTTCGATCGTGCCAAGGAAGGGATGCTCGACTATGCACGCAACTATCCGGTAGACCGCTGGCTGGTTTGCTTCCGTGCGCAGGCGAACCTGCTGCCTAAGGACAACACGACGCAGCCTTCCGGTGGCTGGGAGAACTTCCCCAGCGGCTCGCTAGACAAGGCTGTTGAACAGCAATGGGGCGATGCCGAATACACGCGTGGCCAGAACAAGAACGGTGCTGATGGTCTGTTGCGCGGCCACTTTGCCGGACATGCATTGCACATGCTCTCCCAAGCGTATGCCGAAACGGGGGAGGAAGCGATTCTCAACAAGATCAACGAGTTCGTCTCCGGCCTGAAGGAATGCCGAGATTCCCTGCGCGAGATGAAGTATAACGGCAAAGCCCGCTACAGCCACCCCGGCTTCCTTGCCGCCTATGGCGAGTGGCAGTTCAAGGCATTGGAGGAATATGCTCCCTATGGCGAGATTTGGGCACCGTGGTACACGGAGCACAAGATTCTTGCCGGTCTGATTGCCGCTTACGAGTTTGCCGGTAATGCCGACGCGCTCGACCTGGCTGAAGGCATCGGACATTGGACCTATGCGCGTCTGAGCAAATGCACCAAAACCCAGCTGCAGAAGATGTGGGACATCTACATCGGTGGTGAATACGGCGGCATGAATGATTCGCTGGTGGATTTGTACAACGTCTCCAAGGACAAGGACCGTAGCGAATTTCTTAAGGCCTCCGCATTTTTCGACACTGACAAGCTCATTGACAACTGTGGTGCTGGTGTCGATATCCTCAACAACTTGCACGCCAACCAGCACATTCCACAGTTCGTCGGTTACGCCAAAGACGCGGCCATGGGCGACGCGGATATCGATGCTGATGCTCGTGCGCGTTATCTCAAGGCCGTTGAGGGGTACTGGGGCATGATTGTGCCCGGCCGTATGTATGCTCACGGTGGTACTGGCGAAGGCGAGATGTGGGGGCCGGCACATACTGTGGCCGGCGATATCGGCAAGCGCAACGCGGAATCCTGCGCGGCATACAACATGCTCAAGGTGGCTCGCTATCTGTTCTTTATCGAACAAAAACCTGCCTACATGGACTATTATGAGCGCACGATTCTCAACCATATTCTCGGAGGTAAGTCCCGTGACCTCGATTCCGGCACGGCCCTCACGCCGGGCAACTGCTACATGTACCCAGTGAATCCGGCTACGCAGAAGGAATATGGTGATGGCAACATCGGCACTTGCTGTGGCGGCACCGCTCTGGAAAGCCACTCGAAGTACCAGGATTCCATCTACTTCCACTCGACGGACAACAAGGAACTGTACGTCAATCTGTTCACAGCTTCCA
This DNA window, taken from Bifidobacterium longum subsp. longum JCM 1217, encodes the following:
- a CDS encoding twin-arginine translocase TatA/TatE family subunit, with amino-acid sequence MPNLRPTELIIILLIIVLLFGAKKLPELAKSIGQSMKIFRAETKTDDPATQQTVNTVSDAPAPAPAAAPAPAPAVPQAVTMNATAAPTTATGAEQR
- a CDS encoding beta-L-arabinofuranosidase, yielding MSSTEATNGISRRAVLAGAAAIGGTIAVASALGTGVTTVQAAPSVAGTAGATGANGAGGVAVPAAQRTTKSAKTITDAPALPGWKVAPFPLRNVAITSNSVFDRAKEGMLDYARNYPVDRWLVCFRAQANLLPKDNTTQPSGGWENFPSGSLDKAVEQQWGDAEYTRGQNKNGADGLLRGHFAGHALHMLSQAYAETGEEAILNKINEFVSGLKECRDSLREMKYNGKARYSHPGFLAAYGEWQFKALEEYAPYGEIWAPWYTEHKILAGLIAAYEFAGNADALDLAEGIGHWTYARLSKCTKTQLQKMWDIYIGGEYGGMNDSLVDLYNVSKDKDRSEFLKASAFFDTDKLIDNCGAGVDILNNLHANQHIPQFVGYAKDAAMGDADIDADARARYLKAVEGYWGMIVPGRMYAHGGTGEGEMWGPAHTVAGDIGKRNAESCAAYNMLKVARYLFFIEQKPAYMDYYERTILNHILGGKSRDLDSGTALTPGNCYMYPVNPATQKEYGDGNIGTCCGGTALESHSKYQDSIYFHSTDNKELYVNLFTASTLDWTDTGLKLAQETNYPEEETSTISITAAPKSAVTFRIRIPAWSKGAKIEVNGKAIDGVTAGEYATVAGSWKVGDKIVVTIPLQLRTESTDDRKDIQTLFYGPTVLNALNPSTKFIQRGFYERNGLDGTIKLGVQKKEGTKNYFIIDGDEFEPAYNGDNTPYHMYFQRKDEYVGFAGKLTDVLNPKRPAAQDRSESTLMDDIWAGAPFKDRAAFIKKVQEVTKTYQDEGLLSSRDRQVVLLASARAKMS